One genomic window of Cryptococcus neoformans var. neoformans JEC21 chromosome 13 sequence includes the following:
- a CDS encoding Eukaryotic translation initiation factor 3 subunit 6, putative, with amino-acid sequence MADYDLTQKLIPHLDRHLAIPLLNHLSDIAIYPAEQLARAQYDLAKGTNMVNYVEQFHAQIENAEPTDFARLRDEATAKYQELQEKAQPVTKVIEDPDAVAKLRSGGDKDRNLDLLRSEYQIDIDQINALYHFGQYQYSLGDYGSAGNLLYHFLILSPSYELNISAQWGKLASNILNGEWDAALMQVRDLRETIDNPHGTSLAKPLAQLQARTWLLHWSLFVFFNLGENQGCQGLLDMFLSPAYLNTIQTSCPHLLRYLVAAAIISRRAPKPANVRSRDHVKELTRIVETEEYQYTDPITSFLKDVFADFDLTQAQQRLSVAESVVRSDFFLSGFADEFVENARWLISEVICRLHRRIDIGQLSKTLNLSNEEGEKWIVNLIRDSRMGVEAKIDLKENMLHITRPHATPTATLIETTRGLAFRSQAIQFAMQSSVGEPRERGERGERGNKGGRGRPRTQEVAA; translated from the exons ATGGCCGATTACGACCTTACACAG AAACTCATCCCCCACCTCGACCGACACCTTGCTATCCCTCTCCTCAACCACCTCTCAGATATTGCAATCTACCCTGCCGAACAACTCGCCAGAGCTCA ATATGATCTCGCTAAAGGCACCAACATGGTCAACTACGTTGAACAATTCCACGCCCAGATTGAAAATGCCGAACCTACCGACTTTGCTAGACTGAGAGATGAGGCTACTGCCAAGTATCAGGAGTTGCAGGAGAAGGCTCAGCCCGTGACAAAGGTGATCGAGGACCCAGATGCGGTGGCTAAATTGAGGAGCGGTGGTGACAAGGACAGAAATCTGGATTTGCTGAGATCAGAGTACCAG ATTGACATTGACCAAATCAATGCCCTTTACCACTTTGGTCAATACCAATACTCTCTTGGTGACTACGGTTCTGCCGGAAACCTTCTCTACCACTTCCTcattctttctccttcttacGAGCTTAACATCTCTGCTCAATGGGGTAAACTCGCCTCCAACATCCTCAATGGTGAATGGGACGCTGCTTTGATGCAAGTCCGAGACCTCCGCGAGACCATCGATAACCCCCATGGTACCTCTCTTGCCAAGCCTCTCGCTCAGCTCCAGGCCCGAACATGGTTGCTTCACTGGTCTCTCTTTGTGTTTTTCAACCTCGGAGAGAACCAAGGCTGCCAAGGCTTGCTTGACATGTTCCTTTCCCCCGCCTACCTCAACACCATCCAAACTTCTTGCCCTCACCTCCTGCGATACCTCGTTGCTGCCGCCATCATCTCACGCCGAGCTCCCAAACCCGCCAATGTCCGCTCTCGAGACCACGTCAAGGAGCTCACCCGTATCGTTGAGACTGAAGAGTACCAATACACCGATCCCATCACCAGCTTCCTCAAGGATGTGTTTGCCGACTTTGATCTCACCCAGGCTCAACAACGATTGTCAGTCGCCGAGTCTGTCGTCCGTTCAGACTTTTTCTTGTCAGGCTTTGCGGATGAGTTTGTGGAGAACGCGAGGTGGTTGATTTCCGAGGTTATCTGCCGTTTACATCGAAGGATTGATATTGGACAATTGTCCAAGACCCTCAACTTGTCcaatgaggaaggagagaagtgGATTGTTAACCTTATCAGGGACTCGAGGATGGGTGTTGAGGCCAAGATCGACCTGAAGGAG AACATGCTTCACATCACACGGCCTCACGCCACCCCGACCGCCACCCTTATCGAAACCACCCGTGGTCTTGCGTTCCGATCCCAAGCAATCCAGTTTGCCATGCAGAGCAGCGTCGGGGAACCTCGAGAGCGAGGGGAGCGAGGGGAGCGAGGAAACAagggaggacgaggaaggcCAAGGACTCAGGAAGTTGCGGCTTAG
- a CDS encoding cytochrome c oxidase biogenesis-related protein, putative has product MLTTSLRRALQTGIKAELSNAPIAPRAFSTTSLVFTRPTPRPIVLPYFTPCTRSSFFFPSHTFKFPRSLSTAAPKNKVYSDIPNSLPYWLYGCSAVVFGIIVIGGLTRLTESGLSIVEWNPITGILPPITKEDWDAEWEKYKVSPEGIIMNANISRDEFKKIFYMEWGHRLAGRALGIGFLLPTVYYLARYKLPRPLPTKLLLIGLGIGFQGVLGWWMVKSGLDEQIITDNSVPRVSQYRLAAHYSAAVALYLGMLSTAIGIQRDMKLAKNPAIVSALNIPAVKKFRGLVHLSGMMVALTAVTGAFVAGLDAGLVYNEFPMMGDGLVPPKDELFDQRYARSGSDKIWRNMLENPVTAQFDHRVLATTTFTILCTLPFAARRLPFPAARRLAALTTAAAVTQVTLGISTLLYLVPISLASMHQTGSVVLLTCIMALGGALRKPSRMIRYMRRV; this is encoded by the exons ATGCTTACCACGTCCCTCAGGCGGGCTCTCCAGACAGGCATCAAAGCCGAGCTCTCAAATGCCCCTATAGCACCCCGTGCATTTTCCACCACTTCCCTCGTTTTCACCCGCCCAACCCCGCGTCCAATCGTACTCCCCTACTTTACTCCTTGCACTcgctcttcattcttcttcccctcacATACTTTCAAGTTCCCCCGATCATTATCGACTGCTGCACCCAAGAATAAAGTTTACTCTGATATTCCCAATTCATTGCCATACTGGCTTTATGGCTGTTCAGCGGTCGTCTTCGGGATCATTGTAATTGGTGGTCTCACAAGATTGACCGAATCAGGTCTCAGTATTGTGGAATGGAACCCTATTACTGGCATTTTGCCGCCCATAACCAAGGAAGACTGGGATGCGGAATGGGAAAAGTACAAAGTATCACCCGAAGGTATCATAATGAACGCGAACATTTCTAGGGATGAGTTTAAGAAGATCTTTTACATGGAATGGGGTCACCGTCTTGCTGGGCGAGCTCTTGGCATTGG tttccttcttcccaccgTCTACTACCTTGCGCGATACAAGCTTCCCCGTCCTCTGCCCACCAAGCTCCTCCTTATCGGCCTTGGTATCGGATTCCAAGGTGTTCTTGGCTGGTGGATGGTGAAATCTGGTCTCGATGAACAAATTATCACCGACAACTCTGTTCCTCGTGTCTCTCAATATCGTCTCGCCGCACACTACAGTGCTGCCGTCGCTCTTTATCTTGGTATGCTCTCAACTGCTATCGGTATCCAGCGCGACATGAAGCTCGCCAAGAACCCTGCTATCGTTTCTGCACTCAACATCCCCGCTGTTAAGAAATTTAGGGGATTGGTTCACCTTTCCGGTATGATGGTCGCCCTTACTGCTGTCACCGGTGCTTTCGTGGCTGGCCTTGATGCTGGTTTGGTCTACAACGAGTTCCCCATGATGGGTGATGGTTTGGTGCCTCCCAAGGACGAGCTTTTCGACCAGAGATATGCCAGATCAGGGTCTGACAAGATTTGGAGAAATATGCTCGAGAACCCTGTTACCGCTCAGTTTGACCACCGTGTTCTG GCTACTACCACCTTTACGATCCTCTGTACTCTTCCATTCGCCGCTCGAAGATTACCCTTCCCCGCTGCCCGTCGCCTTGCTGCCCTCACAACCGCTGCCGCCGTCACTCAGGTCACCCTCGGTATCAGCACTCTTTTGTATCTTGTGCCCATCTCCCTCGCTTCCATGCATCAGACAGGTAGCGTTGTTCTTTTGACTTGTATTATGGCGTTGGGAGGAGCTTTGAGGAAGCCCAGCAGGATGATCAGATACATGCGTAGAGTGTAG
- a CDS encoding expressed protein produces the protein MPRIALAQTSPASAPSGPPALEKAHSTSPFPTLDQNLVDVVDFVERAAAEKAEVVVFPEYFLQGIVNEARQYLTFPSKYLLSFLCHLAKAHRVCLVGTIVHGSRNNGPAFPASDPFSHIPLKSGPRPSKVTLQQLEWAKYLEQHPLSSEENSTPIVKNTAFFIDEEGVLQGEYVKQNLWHPEREYIVAGIEPRQVFETKWGKAGLLICWDMSHPSAAQELADLGVDIIFAPTYWMATDSEPLIHNHPHPTDYETSVVSALCLTRAFETETVWIMCNAGGDAIEGFMGGSGVWAPLRGRVGGCGVEASLQIVDVETDVLKDARQTYKIREDWSKKQAT, from the exons ATGCCGCGTATCGCCCTCGCTCAAACGAGCCCAGCCTCCGCCCCTTCTGGCCCGCCCGCTCTTGAGAAAGCCCATTCcacctctcctttcccaacCTTGGATCAGAACCTTGTGGATGTAGTTGACTTTGTTGAACGTGCTGCTGCCGAAAAAGCAGAAGTTGTTGTCTTCCCAGAGTATTTCTTGCAAGGTATCGTGAACGAAGCTCGACAA TACCTCACATTCCCTTCCAAGTACttgctctccttcctgTGCCACTTGGCCAAGGCTCACAGGGTTTGCCTCGTGGGAACAATTGTCCATGGCTCGCGTAACAATGGTCCCGCCTTCCCTGCCTCGGACCCCTTCTCTCATATTCCCCTCAAGTCTGGTCCTAGACCTTCGAAGGTCACTCTTCAGCAACTAGAGTGGGCCAAATACCTTGAGCAACACCCCCTTTCGTCCGAAGAGAACAGTACACCGATAGTGAAAAATACGGCTTTTTTCATTGACGAAGAGGGCGTTTTGCAAGGCGAGTATGTGAAGCAGAACTTGTGGCATCCGGAGAG AGAGTATATCGTCGCTGGTATAGAACCTCGACAGGTATTTGAGACCAAGTGGGGCAAAGCAGGGCTGTTGATAT GCTGGGATATGTCTCACCCTTCTGCTGCTCAAGAGCTTGCCGATTTGGGGGTAGACATCATCTTTGCTCCCACGTATTGGATGGCTACCGACAGTGAACC GTTGATCCATAACCACCCGCACCCGACCGATTATGAGACTAGCGTTGTCTCAGCTCTGTGCCTTACCCGAGCATTTGAAACCGAAACTGTCTGGATCATGTGCAATGCCGGTGGAGATGCCATTGAAGGCTTCATGGGAGGAAGTGGTGTATGGGCTCCCCTGAGGGGAAGAGTAGGTGGATGCGGAGTTGAGGCCAGTTTACAGATTGTCGACGTAGAAACGGACGTCCTCAAG GACGCCAGACAAACGTATAAGATCAGGGAGGATTggagcaagaagcaagcTACATAA